The following are encoded in a window of Gramella sp. MT6 genomic DNA:
- a CDS encoding N-6 DNA methylase: protein MNKNILQYESKVWSTADLLIASGIKQSDFPKYMMPYFALIMLESRLKRHYNDLLQDFGVESFKDLDNQEDFIEEFKDYNIGYNDLVIRKQKTLAEICRNDTTFDNDFSAYLNAFDAETRELLGVDRANTEEKYLDISGISGQLRKKDVLFDSVKKWSEIDLTPFNNSEITTLEEHIKRKWADISAETAGEQYTPDDIISLISEIILSKTEDNDQFLTIYDPTCGGGNLLFGVEDKIKEKYNRPTKTYGEDWSDSLYALAKIESRFRTDSEIKYGNTLTNRTFSEKEFSLVVANPPYGVDWKGYQKDIRNDQTGRFYDLPSISDGQFLFTQHIISQLAGDGLSIVVHNGSTLFSGDAGSGESNIRKYFFDEDIVEAIIQLPTDEFFNTGIYTYLWIFNKNKAKDREDKVILINASEFYEPLKKSKGKKRKEMTPSKRDIIVNALSEFKDTDYARVFDKWHFYYNKQAIMLTNVDNEGKAVEMPDIVQRNGEINEATSIKLKVKSVFHMDTLNKENMKKLTETNITEYPAEYKNLKEYYDEYFKSFIKEFDYRDPSFSLHTKDGFCYTFDDGKESLVKIGKNQEKTFLGNGKIDIKASYKKITKSKPEHILVTAEIKKDLGKDYEVIPYSPDEKENRKNIAVFMAKYITKPFEYLDNTIGVEINFNKVFYKPKKLRPVSKILEDLEKLEGDLSTLENQLAL, encoded by the coding sequence ATGAACAAAAATATTCTGCAATACGAATCTAAAGTTTGGTCTACCGCCGACCTTTTGATTGCTTCTGGAATTAAACAATCCGATTTTCCTAAATATATGATGCCTTATTTTGCTCTCATTATGCTGGAGAGTAGATTAAAGAGGCATTACAATGACTTACTCCAGGATTTCGGAGTTGAATCTTTTAAAGACCTCGATAATCAAGAGGACTTTATAGAAGAGTTCAAGGATTACAATATTGGATATAACGATCTTGTAATCAGGAAACAGAAAACTTTAGCTGAAATTTGCAGAAACGATACTACCTTTGATAATGATTTCAGTGCTTACTTGAATGCCTTTGATGCTGAAACCAGAGAATTATTGGGAGTTGACAGGGCTAATACAGAGGAGAAATATCTTGATATTTCTGGTATTAGCGGGCAATTAAGAAAGAAAGATGTATTATTTGATTCTGTTAAAAAATGGAGTGAGATAGATTTGACTCCATTTAATAACTCTGAAATTACCACTCTTGAAGAGCACATAAAAAGGAAATGGGCGGATATTTCTGCAGAAACGGCCGGAGAGCAGTATACCCCTGATGATATTATTTCTCTTATTTCCGAAATTATCCTTTCTAAAACCGAAGACAATGACCAGTTCCTAACCATCTATGACCCGACCTGTGGGGGAGGAAACCTGTTATTTGGTGTTGAGGATAAGATTAAAGAAAAATATAACAGGCCTACTAAAACTTACGGGGAGGATTGGAGCGATAGTTTATATGCATTGGCGAAAATTGAGAGTCGCTTTCGTACAGATTCTGAAATTAAATATGGGAACACATTAACTAACAGAACCTTTAGTGAGAAAGAATTCTCTCTAGTAGTAGCCAATCCTCCTTATGGAGTGGATTGGAAAGGTTACCAAAAAGATATAAGGAACGACCAGACAGGGCGCTTTTACGATTTACCTTCCATTAGCGACGGGCAGTTCTTATTTACACAACATATAATTTCCCAGTTAGCTGGAGATGGATTATCTATTGTAGTTCATAATGGTTCCACCTTATTTAGTGGGGATGCCGGAAGTGGTGAAAGCAATATTCGAAAATACTTTTTTGATGAGGATATTGTAGAGGCTATTATCCAGTTACCAACAGATGAATTCTTCAATACCGGCATATATACTTATCTCTGGATCTTTAATAAAAATAAAGCTAAAGACAGAGAGGATAAAGTGATTCTAATAAACGCCAGTGAATTCTATGAACCATTAAAAAAGAGCAAAGGAAAAAAGCGAAAAGAAATGACTCCTTCTAAGCGGGACATTATTGTAAATGCTCTTTCAGAATTCAAGGATACAGATTACGCCAGGGTTTTTGACAAATGGCATTTTTATTATAACAAACAAGCAATAATGCTTACCAATGTAGATAATGAAGGTAAGGCCGTAGAGATGCCAGATATTGTACAAAGAAATGGGGAGATCAACGAGGCAACTTCTATTAAATTAAAAGTGAAGTCTGTTTTTCATATGGACACCTTGAATAAGGAGAATATGAAAAAACTTACTGAAACAAATATTACCGAATATCCTGCTGAGTATAAAAACCTAAAGGAGTATTACGATGAATACTTTAAATCTTTCATTAAAGAATTTGACTATAGGGATCCCTCTTTTAGCCTCCATACGAAGGACGGCTTTTGCTATACTTTTGATGATGGTAAGGAGAGCCTGGTAAAAATTGGGAAGAACCAGGAGAAGACTTTTCTGGGTAATGGGAAGATAGATATTAAGGCCAGTTACAAAAAGATAACCAAATCTAAGCCTGAGCATATATTGGTGACGGCAGAGATCAAAAAAGACCTGGGGAAAGATTATGAGGTCATTCCTTATTCCCCCGATGAAAAAGAAAACCGGAAGAATATTGCCGTGTTTATGGCAAAATATATCACCAAACCTTTTGAGTATTTAGACAATACAATTGGCGTGGAAATCAATTTCAATAAAGTGTTCTATAAACCTAAAAAACTAAGACCTGTATCAAAAATTTTAGAAGATCTGGAAAAACTGGAAGGTGATTTATCTACTTTGGAAAACCAATTAGCTTTATAA
- a CDS encoding restriction endonuclease subunit S, with product MNKLKIDKNIEGSWLRNVPEGWRIERLKDLGPLQNGVSKGKEYFGSGNPFVSYGNVYNDSIELNRIKKLANSNKGEQKQYSVVEGDIFFTRTSETIDEIGISATAMETIPKATFSGFVIRLRPKKFKIEKGFSKYYFQSVLNRQLLSKEINLVTRASLSQGILNSTPVLLPPKEVQQKIARYLNIRTQAIDKKIKLLQEKIAIYKEYRNSLINETVTKGLNKKVSLKDSGIEWIGEIPMHWKVSRIKDNCNSITGNSISDKSQYENVEDSISYIATKDINIENNSIHYDNGIYIPKKDKNFKISKRNSTLLCLEGANAGKKVAFSNRNIAFVNKLASIKSSSKDLDDKYLFYVIQSGLFKNQFFAEMSGLIGGVSLGIIRYFNIIIPPKKDQIEIVEFLDLNTETINKIVGNIKKQIKTLKELRKTLINDVVTGKIKVTG from the coding sequence ATGAATAAGTTGAAAATTGATAAAAACATAGAGGGTAGCTGGCTGAGGAATGTTCCTGAAGGCTGGAGAATAGAAAGGTTAAAGGACTTAGGACCATTACAAAACGGAGTAAGTAAAGGGAAAGAATATTTTGGGTCAGGTAATCCTTTCGTTAGTTACGGGAATGTATATAATGATTCAATAGAATTAAATAGAATTAAAAAATTAGCAAATTCAAATAAAGGGGAACAAAAGCAATATTCCGTTGTAGAAGGTGATATATTCTTTACAAGAACTTCTGAGACCATCGATGAAATAGGTATTTCGGCAACCGCAATGGAGACAATCCCAAAAGCAACTTTTTCTGGATTTGTTATTCGCCTTCGCCCTAAGAAATTCAAAATTGAAAAAGGATTTTCAAAATACTATTTTCAATCAGTTTTAAACCGGCAATTATTAAGTAAAGAAATAAATTTAGTTACCAGAGCTTCCCTAAGTCAGGGAATATTGAATAGTACTCCTGTACTCTTACCACCCAAAGAGGTTCAACAAAAAATTGCTCGATACCTTAACATTAGAACTCAGGCAATTGATAAAAAAATCAAACTCCTTCAAGAGAAAATAGCCATTTATAAAGAGTATAGAAATTCACTCATCAATGAAACCGTTACCAAGGGTTTAAACAAAAAAGTCAGTTTAAAGGATAGCGGGATTGAATGGATAGGTGAAATTCCAATGCACTGGAAAGTTTCCCGTATTAAAGATAATTGTAATAGTATAACGGGGAATAGTATTTCTGATAAGAGCCAATATGAAAATGTAGAGGATTCGATCTCATACATTGCCACAAAAGATATAAATATTGAAAATAACTCTATTCATTATGACAATGGAATTTACATTCCTAAAAAGGATAAAAATTTCAAGATTTCAAAAAGGAATTCAACTTTATTGTGCTTAGAAGGTGCTAACGCCGGGAAAAAAGTTGCTTTTTCAAACCGCAATATTGCATTTGTCAATAAGCTAGCATCCATTAAAAGTTCTAGTAAAGATTTAGATGATAAATATCTTTTCTACGTAATACAGTCAGGTTTATTCAAAAATCAATTTTTTGCTGAAATGAGCGGTTTAATTGGTGGGGTATCACTCGGTATCATTAGATATTTTAATATAATAATTCCTCCAAAAAAAGATCAAATTGAAATCGTTGAATTCCTTGATTTAAATACAGAGACTATCAATAAAATTGTTGGCAATATTAAAAAACAGATCAAGACCTTAAAAGAACTGCGCA
- a CDS encoding site-specific integrase, whose product MSKPFSILFYPKHRASDTEDSAVLYTRLTYVGKRSEFSTSRRIDLKYWDSRSSKARGNSDESRAINRYLDSIRSKLYDIHDRLIRDNQPISAKIIKDIYFGKGDEKERMLIEIFQEHNDGMEKLIGKGYTKGTMQRYNACKKHIEDYLLFSYKKKDIPVQDVDHKFITGLDHYLKSQKDCAHNTALKYIVNFKKIIRIAYANQWIDRDPFFHWKGTWKSAEREYLTDLELKKMVEAKFDLPRLDLVRDIFLFCCYTGLAFADVKKLSEDDMVLGMNGKKWIKTKRQKTKSLSSIPLLEVPESIIEKYKDHPQVKAKNIILPVLTNQKSNAYLKEIADLCGIKKNLTTHLARHTFATTVTLSKGVPIESVGKMLGHRSLKTTQIYAKVLDEKVGRDMEVLEKQLKKVKKI is encoded by the coding sequence ATGTCAAAACCATTTTCAATTCTCTTTTATCCAAAGCATAGAGCCTCCGATACGGAAGATTCAGCTGTGCTATACACAAGACTTACCTATGTAGGTAAACGTTCGGAATTCAGCACCAGCCGGCGGATAGATCTTAAATATTGGGATTCTCGTAGCAGCAAAGCCAGAGGTAATTCTGATGAATCTAGAGCTATTAATAGATATCTTGATTCCATACGTTCCAAACTTTATGATATCCACGATAGGTTAATAAGAGATAATCAACCCATTTCAGCTAAAATTATAAAGGATATTTATTTTGGGAAAGGGGATGAGAAGGAACGGATGCTGATTGAAATTTTTCAGGAGCATAACGATGGGATGGAAAAACTAATTGGTAAAGGCTATACTAAAGGCACTATGCAACGTTATAACGCCTGTAAGAAACATATTGAGGACTATCTTTTATTTTCTTATAAGAAGAAAGATATTCCTGTTCAGGATGTCGATCATAAATTTATCACCGGCCTTGACCATTATTTAAAATCACAAAAGGACTGTGCACACAATACAGCATTGAAATACATTGTAAATTTCAAAAAGATTATTCGCATAGCTTATGCCAATCAATGGATAGACAGGGATCCATTCTTCCATTGGAAGGGAACTTGGAAATCCGCAGAACGGGAATATTTGACTGATTTAGAACTTAAGAAAATGGTGGAAGCAAAATTTGATTTGCCGCGTTTGGATTTGGTAAGGGATATCTTTTTGTTTTGTTGTTATACCGGATTAGCTTTTGCTGATGTAAAAAAGCTTTCAGAAGATGATATGGTCCTAGGTATGAATGGTAAGAAATGGATCAAAACTAAACGCCAAAAAACAAAATCATTAAGTAGTATTCCTCTGCTAGAAGTTCCGGAGTCCATAATTGAAAAGTATAAAGATCATCCTCAAGTGAAAGCTAAGAATATAATCCTTCCGGTTCTTACCAACCAAAAATCTAATGCCTATTTAAAGGAAATAGCTGACTTGTGCGGAATTAAAAAGAATTTAACTACCCATTTAGCCCGCCATACATTTGCAACCACGGTAACGCTTTCAAAGGGAGTTCCAATTGAGTCGGTCGGGAAGATGCTCGGTCACAGATCTCTTAAAACCACTCAGATCTATGCAAAGGTATTAGATGAGAAAGTGGGTAGGGATATGGAGGTTTTAGAAAAGCAACTTAAGAAAGTAAAGAAAATTTAA
- the trxA gene encoding thioredoxin yields MAVEITDANFEEQVLKSDKPVMVDFWAAWCGPCRMVGPIIDEISTEYDGKAVVGKLDVDANQEFAAKYGVRNIPTVLIFQNGEVVGRQVGVAPKQTYADAIDQLL; encoded by the coding sequence ATGGCTGTTGAAATAACTGACGCGAATTTTGAAGAACAGGTGCTTAAAAGTGATAAGCCTGTAATGGTAGATTTTTGGGCTGCATGGTGTGGACCTTGTAGAATGGTAGGACCGATCATCGATGAAATTAGTACTGAGTATGACGGGAAAGCTGTTGTAGGTAAACTAGACGTTGATGCGAACCAGGAATTTGCTGCAAAATACGGCGTTAGAAACATTCCTACAGTGCTTATTTTCCAAAATGGAGAAGTTGTAGGACGTCAGGTTGGAGTAGCTCCAAAACAAACTTATGCAGATGCAATTGATCAGTTATTGTAA
- a CDS encoding DUF58 domain-containing protein, with the protein MNIEKELHETGGFLNLDLLAKQVVEGYISGIHKSPFHGFSAEFAEHKIYNNGESTRHIDWKLFAKTDKLYTRRYEEETNLRCHLILDNSASMHYPAMKDQNLGSLNKIGFSVLASACLMEILKRQRDAVGVSIYSDEFEFYAPEKSSERHHHMLLHKLNEILTSSAKRKNTDTYTYLHQIAEKLKRRSLIFLFTDMFQADADEGKLFEALRHLKYNRHEVILFHVMDEKRELDFNFENTPRRFTDVETGAEVNLYSENIKENYKKAVEDYLADLKMQCAKYRIKYVEADINKNFDKIMTAYLLEKQKFG; encoded by the coding sequence ATGAATATTGAAAAAGAACTTCACGAAACCGGCGGATTTTTGAACCTCGACCTCCTGGCAAAACAGGTGGTGGAAGGTTATATTTCAGGAATTCATAAGAGTCCGTTTCACGGTTTTTCTGCAGAATTCGCCGAACATAAGATCTACAACAATGGAGAAAGCACGCGGCATATCGACTGGAAGCTTTTTGCCAAGACCGATAAACTGTATACCCGAAGGTATGAGGAGGAAACCAATTTAAGGTGTCATTTGATCTTGGACAACTCAGCTTCCATGCATTATCCCGCCATGAAGGATCAAAATTTAGGTTCTTTGAACAAGATAGGTTTTTCAGTTCTTGCCTCGGCCTGTCTAATGGAGATCTTAAAGCGACAGAGAGATGCGGTGGGGGTAAGCATATATAGTGATGAATTTGAGTTTTACGCTCCAGAGAAGTCCAGTGAACGGCATCATCATATGCTCTTGCATAAATTGAACGAGATTTTAACCAGTTCTGCCAAAAGAAAGAATACAGATACCTATACTTATCTGCATCAGATCGCCGAAAAACTAAAACGACGCTCCCTTATATTTCTTTTTACAGATATGTTCCAGGCCGATGCAGATGAAGGAAAATTGTTCGAGGCTTTGAGGCATTTGAAATATAACCGGCATGAGGTTATTCTTTTTCATGTGATGGATGAGAAAAGGGAACTTGATTTTAATTTTGAGAACACTCCACGGAGATTCACAGATGTTGAAACCGGAGCTGAGGTGAATCTATATTCAGAAAATATAAAAGAAAACTATAAAAAAGCTGTTGAAGATTACCTGGCAGATCTCAAGATGCAGTGTGCAAAGTACCGGATTAAATATGTGGAGGCTGATATCAATAAAAATTTTGATAAAATAATGACCGCTTATTTACTTGAAAAACAAAAGTTTGGATAG